AAAAGGAAATTCTGGTTACAGTTTCTTTTGGTTACGCATTGACGTAACAACTACGCAAACCTGTTAAGTTTAACGTCAAAAGCGATCCATGGCGGTTATACTTCTTTGGAAATACCACTGTTAGATGGTGGTACTTCTGTCTCAATTTAATTGTACGATAAACATATAACACGATATATTAGATGTTGAAAATCGCTCTTGCATATGTCGTCGTGTTGTAGCTACCGTGGATTTTCCCATATGCAACACTTTTGTGATTTGTATGACGGTAGACCAACTTTTAAACATGAATAGCTAAGTGGTTTGATGTAGACATTGCAGCTGGTTTTTCATAGAGCGTGGTTGTATAAACATCATAACATGTGATTTGAAGGTGCTGTAGCTTTTTAATTTTAGCCACAGTCTAgtcttattattttttaataaatcattGTCAAAACACTAGCCGTCATCCTTCTCATTATTTTAATCTGTTATAGGTGATTCAGTAAGAATTATATTGTTTGATAGATAACTTGAATGTACGCAGATTCCATCTAGCGTCCAGAGACTTCTGTCTCTGACATATCTAAGGATTCATACCAACAATTGAGTCATGTTCTTACTACATGagttataattgtataaaaCTAATCTCtgcattatttttgtttgaataggtttatatctCATAAACAGAGAAAAACATAGCATATTTTAGAATGTTATGCTGCTAAATTTCTGATGCTTTCTGGtagggttgtgatgcattagtacTATACTACGTCATTGCAGTGCAGGATGCAGTAATTCTGCCGTGCATTACAACTTCTAATTcgcagtagacatttactgctacTGCAACTGCACTCTTACTGCAAATTGCCCACTGCGATCTACATTACCTGAAACCCAGAAATTCATGCATACTGCGAATGCACATTCTTCAAAACTTGAATCAGAATGTGTAGGCCTACTGCATTTGTGCATTAGTATGAAAATAGTGCTATGGATCAACTGACACTGCGGCTTCGCAAACATTTGTACTacattgtacaaaattgtaaGATGCTATGTTCATGAACTTGCCCTTAACCCCCATATCATTTCGGAATAGGGAGTCGCACGTTATCACCATTCCAATTGATGAAATAAGGGTCTTTGTATTGTATTTTCATtaacattatataataaaaccATATTAGATTTTCATTTCAATCATATGCAACATGATAATTGTGATCAAGTTGTTTGCATATTCATACTCACGTTTGAGCAGCATTCACATTTTGCAATTGTGTTGTGGTTGCAATCGAGTCGACTCACGAATTGATTCTGTGATGAATTTTTCCGAAAATGTGTTGTGCTTGCATGTCCAATGTAATGCAAAAGTCCCTACTGCATCTAGTGCTGAAATACGTGCTAGCAACACTACCACTTTGTCCCACTGCAGTAGGAAACACTCTGTACTACTAGTTCTGTACTACTAGCTCTGCGCTATTCTCTGACAGCTCTTAAGCTTGGCTGAATCTTTAGAGGTGGTTAGAACTAAGAATTTAATTCTTAATTCTTTAGAATTAAGAATCTTCTATTTCTATATTATCTATAGAATCTAAAGAATTCATTAATTCTTTAGAATTAAGAATCTCTTAATCTTTAAAATAATTAAGTGGTCTGAGCATACACTTACCGAGGTTCAAAGCATTTTGACTAATGTAATGTTCGCTACTTATTTGAAACTCCCTATTTTTGCTTAATGTTCTTAAAGTGTAAGCCATTTGTTGCTAATCTTTTTGAATATGCATTGAAGTTTGGTAACCTTTCTTGTTTGTTATCACTTGTCATTTCACATATCAGTTAGATacagaactacatgtagctatgtTGTTGTTTATTATCTCTGTTAGAAGGGTCTTTGATTGCGTAATTTGTTAGCATTCACCAGAAATAGTTTACTTGGACACAAACAGTATTtaactattacataataatatttaccATATTTCATGCCTTCAGCTAGCGCAATGCTGCTTTGCTTGGCGAAGCACAGGTGCTACCAGTACAGCAGTGCTACCAGTAAAACAGTGCTACCAGTACAGGTGCTACCAGTACAGCAGTGCTGTCAGTACAGCAGTGCTATCAGTACAACAGTGCTACCAGTACAGCAGTGCTACCAGTACAGCAGTGCTACCAGTACAGCAGTGCTACCAGTACAGCAGTGCTACCAGTACAGCAGTGCTACCAGTACAGCAGTGCTACCAGTACAGCAGTGCTACCAGTACAGCAGTGCTACCAGTACAGCAGTGCTACCAGTACAGCAGTGCTACCAGTACAGCAGTGCTACCAGTACAGCAGTGCTACCAGTACAGCAGTGCTACCAGTACAGCAGTGCTACCAGTACAGCAGTGCTACCAGTACAGCAGTGCTACCAGTACAGCAGTGCTACCAGTACAGCAGTGCTACCAGTACAGCAGTGCTACCAGTACAGCAGTGCTACCAGTACAGCAGTGCTACCAGTACAGCAGTGCTACCAGTACAGCAGTGCTACCAGTACAGCAGTGCTATCAGTACAGCAGTGCTACTATTATAGGTGCTACCAGTACAGGTGCTACCAGTACAGGTGCTACCAGTACTAGTGCTACCAGTACTGGTGCTACCAGTACTAGTGCTACCAGTACAGTAGTACATATGACATGAAGAACTGTTTTACATTGATAAggtcattttattttgttacagcTGAGAGTGTACTTTTCAAATGTACCTACCAGCAAATGGATTGCAGTGTTTACTTTAGGTACAAACCTCGTACCAACTAATAGGCATATGCAATGTAGAAAGCATGAAAGATAAAATCTGTAAAACCATAACTGGGCACAGGTTATATCTTTGCTAGTTTATGGTCAGATGCCAGCGATAATTTGATTTAAAGCCTCATTTGAACTCCACCTTTGAAAGAACGCGCTATAGGAAAAGGGTTGAAGAttacagcgccaccctttatttaaacgccacatttatttgactgccactttggcATTCTTTGATTTCTATAAAGCCATAATAAAAAGTGGTCAGTGGAAAAGTGTTTACAAAATCGTACTAAAAtgactcaattacatcaataacaattaattctttcattgctgtagtggttgccatgatttCAGTGATGGTGTACTTGAGTCAATTGATCATCACAATCATctgaactacactctgattcaaagtcaccAACGTCTAAATCCTATCCATTGTTTTTAGGTTCGTTCATAATGCGGTTGACAATCtgactttaaaatgttttgatgaACGATGGGAATACTCTTCAAAAACACCAAACGccgtaatagcagccattgttatggtgTATCAAAGTCCGTTTTCTAACTTCGAAGCTTtatggtttttctttaaaaatttgaatgcGACACCATTggaataattaataactgtatcttggtaatagtagttccttgtttaattcAATCTGATACTTCGACCtatatgaaaaatggtttagcaaaaatgctcaGGCCGATGACATTAATGTCGTTCCACCCGAAGAagtgtgcaaaatataggcgacattagcatcgcttTGTCTGTGAAAGGAGTAAAATTATGTTCCCAAAAGTCTGACAAATTAGTCGAAAAATATAGTTCTACCCTCATAGGGCCATGAttggggaagggttgaaaaatgcgACGTTGTGTCATTTAAATATAAGTTTTACGTACTTGTAAATTTGAAATGAATTGTGCAATGGTTGAATATCGAACGACCGTGTCATTTGGAATgattgacatacatgtaaatcgTGTGTTTCTCACCTAACAGTGGATATTTAGTAACTATCGAACATTGAAATTCACAAGTAGATATAAGCATAGTGGCCAGCAGTTTCTCAGTTTTCATAAAATTGGCTGATTTACAGATTTAACAAAGTTTTTGGATGATGGACGAAGAGGTGCAGGATGAGACAGTGTACGCCATGATCGAAGGCATAGGAAATGAAGTTCTTGTGGCCTCGGTGCTAGGGCTTACGCTGGCGGTTCTTGTACTTTCCTGGTACTCGACCAACCTGACCAGTACCCAAACACGGCTTTCCACTGTCAGAGTAAATAGAAGGCGTGTGGCATTGAACAGGTTTCCAGGCTGTTCCAGTCGTGACAGAAATCTCAATCAGCAGGTTAATTTCTAAAGCATATTACCTTATACATAACATTGCATCTGATAACCTACATACCGCATGCTAAGTTTCTATTGAGTGATAGCATAGTGACACACCCCAATATGGCACTGCAATGTTATCATAGGACACAGTCTTGTTGCTCTCGTTATATCCTGATTCAGTATTGCTGGTTGAAAGCGAAACACCCGTGCAATGCGCCATTTTTATGCCATGCAATTGGCCTTTGCAAAAAACGAAATCACCCGTGTGCGTACGTATAGGTCTTACTTTCCTGTTGCTCCATATgcagaaatttttgttgttgaaatgccCTAGTCTATTTTTTTTACTTGAAACTGAAAATTGCAGAATTGATCTATATGGACCAACCCTGAAACCACAACATTCATTGACTACCTGATTAAGCATGACGCTTGCAAAATCTTTGATAGAAAAAAAGCAGAAAATGTCGACATTAGCCTAGAGATGTCAAAATTgctatcaacaataattttattaaaacactgATGTAATGCAGGACAAAATTTAAGATCATCCatggtttgttttgttgttgacCTCTTAAAGATACAACCTTGACATAAGGCGTCGCGCAAACATCGCTCAACTTTAGTGCCctatggaaacatgatctgcttgttgGCCCAGCATAGCTCTTTGGCACCAGCgcacccaggtgtcactacacCGGTGCACCCAGGTGTAGCTATGCTATCtctgtatggaaacttagtaaTAAATTACCTATGGAGTCCCACGCTAAGCTTAGTCCAATGTGTGTTTACTTCACTCGTTGTCATTTTTGATTTCTATTTACCAAATAATAACGGCCTATTTTCTATTTAAATATAACATGACAGAAGATTTTTTACTTTATAAGCTCCCAAACTAACCATCTCTTTTTAGAAAACTTGATTTATCGATTGTCATTGCATAGAAATAGTCTTGTAATAAAAGGAATGAATCTTTAACCATGCTGAACAAGATTCTCAAACTTTTTCATCACAGTTATTGACTGTTTCAGGATCTTTTCAAGTGAGTAAGTGGTCTTCTAGAGCTATTACCTCAATATTAAGAAGTTTGTTGTAATTGAAATTTGAGCAAGAATGATGTGGGTGAGACCTCTTTTAAGGACACGTGATGTACTGCTGCCACTTTGTAAAATGCAGCCTCCCACTAGCGTTAAGATTCGATTAGCCATCAGGCCTCATAGTTGGACGATTTGGTTATATTCCTGCCATCCGTATTTGGTATTTCCCATTTGTTCATCTGCTCAGGAACTTGAAATTGCCAAAAAATTGTGGACTGTTGCTGTTGAAAAAAAGTGAAGAAATATTTTGATGGCTGGACACGCAAAGTTGAGATTGCACAGACAATTTTGATGAATTACATATACGCTGTTTGTTTCATGACACTCGAATATATAGTAATTAATCGACACTATGTAGTACCTTTTAATTGATTCTTGAATTTGAGCTGACTTAATTTCATGCACTATCTAACATGATTTGTGTCAAACCTGAAGCCTCTATTCCCATTTGCCCAAATTTAAGCTAGCTTATATAAAGCTTCAATCAAACTCCTCTTACCTGTGTACTGGTCTAAATCTACATCCATCAAATATAGATAGTGTGTGGCTGGTACACCAGGTACAATCCATTTATAATGGTTGTAGCACAGTTAGTCAGGGCATCATATAATTTACAAACACAagaaaattatttgatttttattttttctggaATGTCTGTAAAGGCTGGCATATCTTCTATCGTGTTAAAACGAGTTTTATCCAAtcaaaaattttgtgaaataCACCCTCACAAGAATGCGAGTCAATATCTTTTGATATTGTAGTGTGACTCGGGTTCTTAAATTTCCCAGTTATTCAGATagtttttcaaataataaacGAATGAACGTATATTTATACAATCCATAAAACTAGTACATAGATTCTGTGACAAAACTAATGCAGGGAATTAAACTAAACAACGTAAATCGTAACAACGTAAAAAGAAAAATCTACTTTGAAGTAAACTGTTTTAGAAAAATCTATCTTTGAAGTCATTGAATGAGTGCTTTACCTACAGAAGAAAAAGAATGCAACTATGATTAAGGTTAAAAATACTCAATTTTTAATTAACTTAAAATTGGAACTGCAACTGGAAACTTAAAAAAAGTAATAGTCACATGGTTGTATTAATTGCATAAAGAAGATTGTATTTGGTGTGCTTGTGAGCTAATGTATTCCATATTACTATTAGAGTCCTAGTGGTGTAGTTAACGCAACGTCTAAACACATGAATAAAACTAGTCCTGCTGGCCTGAACTAGTTTACTTTCATCGATTGTAGTTGTTGCTCTTTAGGTAAACCTTTACTGCAAATTGTCATTTAGCGAATGCCTCTGACTATTCACAGGAGGAAGCAGGCTCAGCACGACAAGAGTCTCCTGGAAGGTCTCCGACTCCACAGGCTGATGTCGGCAGACCTGGAGCTGATGTCGTTGCTACGGAAGGCGTTGTAGATGAAGTACTAGTGGATACATCTATGGAAGATGCTCCTATCATGAATCAAAGAGGTAATTGGAGGCTAGACCTGTTGCTCATCTAATGCTTTTAACAAAGCAACATAGACTACATTCAAatctacacacacacacgtagTCGATCCATTTTTAGATTTGCTTTGTATATCAAAACCATCGTatgttaaaacaaatattttgataagAATGTATTGCATACTTTTTAATTCGTTTCAAAACCCAACATCTTAACAGTAAATACTTCGGGTAATTGCATGTAGCATTAAAACACATGTAagatataaaaatgaaatactaAATGTGAAAGGCTAAATGTAAAATACTAAATGTGAAAGGCTAAATGTGAAAGTCTAAATGTGAAAGGCTAAATGTGAAAGGCTAAATGTGAAAGGCTAAATGTGAAAGGCTAAATGTGAAAGGCTAAATGTGAAAGGCTAAATGTAAAATAGTGAATGTACTAAAGTATGTTTAAAAGACTAAATGAATTAAGTGTCAATCAATAGAAATAGAATTTTGTTGTTGCATCGTCTTTATACTAACGAGGTCTTGTCTTGGCAATACAGAAGATAGACAGCGTTTACTCATCACTTGGGATAGAGATATGAAGCTAGTACAACTTAGAAACTTGGTCTATATGAATTCAaattaacataacataaatatttttatttttgatattttaaatttcatcttttatgtttctatttcatttttatcTTATTTATATTTACCACGGGGAGCCTCTCTATTTCCACCCATTTCAGTAATTCCTTTCTTTGCATCACCTTCACTTTTTTCCTTATGCTAACTATTAAACCGCTTAGTAAAATTTTTAGTGAACTTATAAAGATGTTTGAtcatgtttttctattatttgttgtTCTAATTGTAAGGAAGGAGTTGCTTTCTTCCTTTTCTGCTGCTATTACCGCTGATGTTACAATTGTTCTGTTAAATATTATTCGGGTATATAGAATCAAACTATCTGTGCAAAGGAAAATCGTGTACTTATTCACTGAAAGGCAAGATTTTGAAAAACCTCGTACATGTACATTGAGACAAACATTTGCACAAATCGTACATCATATGATAAAAATTTCTTGTATAAAGATAACCAATCGTAAATCGAAATTTAACTATGTTAAAATTTCAATCACCTCAGCTACAATTGTAGGCTGATTCGCATGCGCATAATTTGCTATTAAAAAATGTAAGGTGTGTAGGATTACAATGATGTGAATTTGTGGCGAAAGTGCAGATTGGTCTGATCAGAAGATGTAATGATTTCCATTGTGTGAAAATTATTACATCTAAATTATTACCTAATTATTTGCATAAGATGAAAAGTTTAGACAATTGGGCTTCTCAAAACGCTTGTGAATGTAATTTAGCTGGTTGTAGTTCCACTCGACAACCTCCCTGAAGTTGCTGGGGACGATCAATCAGCCGATGTTACATCGAATGCCTCAATTGATGGAACAGAGCCAGCTGCAGTTTCTGCAGAGGCAGAAAGTATAAACGGTGTGAACAGTGTCCAGGAGATCATTGGTAGCACTGGCAGCAACGCTGAAACTTCTGAGACTGGAGATTCTCAGCCTATTACAACTTCTGCAGAGCCTGCTAGTAGTCATCAGGTATGCTATCCTTGATCTCTCCTGTAGAACCAATTTATCTCAAGTTATATTTACGCAGTTACAAAAGTGCATACTCGGTTATCTAAATTCTTAATGAAGCTATTACTGGTCATTGTAGCTACAAGCTAAAGTTAGCAGTTTTGCACTTTTGATTTTTGGGCTATCTTGATTTTTGGATTTTGAATGAGACCTTTTATAAATGCTTCATTTGACTATATATTGTAAAAGAACCTCAGTCAAGTTCAAGGGCATTAAGGGCAGTACAGCTGTGAAGGCCATTCTCTGAATATTGTGAATTTATGCATTACTTTGATGGCGCATCGAGGTCAAGATGACCAGTCAAAACACCAGCTTGGTTTTTGATATACAAGGTCCTAGCAGTACTCATCTTACCACTTTCCATCTCACTTGTCTGATTCCAACAACCAGTTTTCACCTGCCTTGTGAGCTAAAATAAGGTTGTGGTGTTCCGCTTATGAAggtaatataaatattgaatttgaaaagttatcgtttaatataattactgtgtatatatttaagtatatatttaagtatatatttaagtatatattatttattgtgtatcaaagtaaatattattagcGGGCTTCCACACAACATTCACTTACAAAGGAATATACCGGTGTAATAGAATTACAGTATGCAAAATAATGCAGAATAACCAATAAAGTAggagataaatataaataaattagaaagcgtgtgtatatacgtataaataaataaaaatatatatatataatctaccCATCAACCACCTTAGAAACATTCTCCTTTGGCTTGAGTTAATGTAGTTTTGAACTAGAGACACCCACTACACACATGATAACCTTGTGTTAGGAATGTTCGATTCTAGTCTCACAAGCTGTTATCACCTAATAGCAGCCTTTTCTATATATTCCACGATTTTAGTTGTGTTCCTGTCTCCCTTAGCATGGATAGTAAATAATACTATATCGGTAGTATAGGGCTCCTAAAACATGATATACCGCAATACTACCGAGTAGTACACTGGAAACAAAGAGCTTGGTTTTAGGAgatttattgtaaaacatatcTATCTGAAAAACGTAAGTTAAGGGTAAGAGttcaaaataattttggatTACTTTGTTATATTACTGGTAGTATTTATCAAACTAGACATCTTAACTGACTAAAGTAGCAATGAGTTGCGTGATTGGTGTAAAAAAGTTAATCCTTTGCTACATACAGTACTTAACAAGGTTATACCCGACGATCTTCTCTACTTCGGCAACACCAGTGTTCGGAATTGCTCTAATCATTCCCCGATGCAAATGCTACGAACTATACTGCATATATGTACAAGAATAGCGTTTCTCATACATGTTTGCAGTTgcctttgtttttttttgtatttcttaGTTTTGCCTAGCAGAATCTTGATCAAGTATGGGAAACTATTGTTTGTACTCTTAAGCCGCTCTGTAGTTTAGGGAATGATGAGGGAATACTTTATCTGGTAACCGGTTCAGGTGAAGTGTTCCCTCTTATCTTAAAGCGTTACCTGCAACTTAATGTTGCAGATAGTCATTTTTACTGCTAGTAGATTCCTTAATGAAAAGCTCAACATGGATAATGGCATCCTAACTTTGAAAACGAAAATCCAGATTAAGTTTAGATAATAGTCTAACTAATAATAGATGAACAGTTATTATTAGTTTTCCATActaataataaatgttataacttataatgataCTCTTCTACTTTGTATTTAGGTGTAATATAATGTTATTATGAGAATGTGTTGTTTAGGAAGAGCGCACAGAGAGAACTCCCATAGAGGAGACAACCAATAGCGATGAACCGAGTCAGCTGAATTCGGCTGAGGACAACAGAGACATTAGTATTCGTATTAAATTTCTCAATGACAATGAGAGATTGGTTCGTGCCAAGACAAGTGATACAGTGGTTGAGTTTAAGAGGTGAGTGTAGAGAGACCTCTAGTTGTGAAACTTGAAGCAGAAGTGACAAATCATCGTAATGAGTTCATTATAACTCTAAGGTGTGTTTACATTAACCTATAAAGTGCTAGTGCTTTTTGTTATGCATGTAACTTGATTCGATTGTGCGAATATGGTGTTTCAATTGGTGTTTAAAcgctaaaaataaaacaaacaccCTCTTTTGCTATGCCGGTCTAATCTTTACCATCATAAGAACCGTGTCCATCCAAAGCCATTCTAAGAGTGTCAGACAAAAAGATGCCACCccacaggatttgaacccatgttttatgattttaagcCAAGTCCACTATCAGCTGCACCACTCGAGTGCCTCCTAACATTtaggaataattatgcacatatttattacacgaagatctctcacggcgcacaTGACTGTCAGCATACTAGTTATTCATAATATTTCCAAAACATTAAGCCATTTATACTCATGATCTGCTTGGGAAACTTCCATACAAGCTATTGGACTATCAACACATGAACATAAAACCAGTTGCTTTTAGCGCATCTCTTTTCACTATCATAACTTAGGCAGCACCGGTTTTTCAAAATCCAATTGGTCTCGGTCGCAATAATAAATTTGAAGCAGATGATCAAAGCTGCAGTGCACGCAATATCAACCACTCCCTGATTGGCTAGTTATTACTGTAGGTAATAAGCTCTATACCCCTGACAAGGATGCTAAGCACATCCGAGTGTAATAGAACATTTTATACAAGTTAATACAGGGTAAAGGATGTACCCAGTAAGCCGATCTCACAATGCAGCTTTTTGCAGCTGACATTAGATCCATGAGCAGAATAAGGGTGGAATTATGTTTATTATCAAGGTTCtaacaatttaaataaaacGAAATAAATTGTTTAGCCAATGAAAAAGCTTGCGTGATCCGCTTCAGTTTAGTTCAAACTTTATGAACTGTGGTATGTTGTGATTTATTGTCCTATTTTGCTTTGCAGGAATAACTTTGGAGCAGAGCTGTCAGAGAACAAGCTCGTTCGACTAATATTCAATGGTCAGGTGCTGCAGGACAATAACACGCTAGAGTCTTACGGTATTGTGAACAACACAGCAATTCACGCTCTTATCTCGGATATTCCTTCTATACAACCAGAGACGACTCCACAACCTAATGTGCTTGTATTCAATGCTGGTGTACTCCTTGTGCCTCTTTTTGTTATCATTCTTCTTTTTTTGTGGTACTTGAGATTCGGGCATCCAGAACTCTTCAACATAACGTCGACGCTGTCCCTCGGCTCCATAACCGGTGTGTTTGTCTACTGTCTCTCAGCACAAAGGAGGCTCCAGCCTCCGCAAAGAAACAGTCAGAGGCAATATGGTGTGAATGTAGGTATGAATATCAATGCACCGCCTCAGCATGCTGACCGCAATTAAATGCCTGTAGCTTTTATAATGCATTCactattactatatatagattataaataTAGACTACACATCTTCAGATGTGTAATTTGGCAGCTACGAATCATAAAATTATTCTCAACCACAAACAAGAACTAGATTAGAGTTCGTACGCCTATAATTGTCCTACAACTCTAACTCCTGTCCATCCGGCATTGGGTGAAAGTACGTCTGCACATATTCATCAGTGGTTGCCTCTAATGTGGCAGGTCTCCAATTTGGTTGGTTGTCTTTGTCCACCAGCACCGCCCGCACTCCCTCGTAGAAATCATTGTTCATCATCGTCATGCGACAAATGCGAAGCTCCATTTTTAGACAATCTGCTAAGCTCATTTGCGCTCCTCTTCGTAGCTGTTCCATAGTGACTTTCATTGATGTAGGAGACTGTTAACAACAATCATACTTACTACATGTGTGACAACTGGGTTTATAATACATAAACTACTCAACCTATTGCAGAGATGTTTACAAGGCTTTGAAAAATGACTCGATTCACTTCAATTCTCATCAAATTAATAATTCAATTACCAATTCTTATGCATCATATTTCATCAAAAACATCACACTTCAAAGACTCAATTCAATTCTCtccaaaataaacaaaatcaattcttacaaaaattgacctataaaaatatatcaatagaACAATTACTCACAATTGCTAATTTAGCTACACGCTTGACTGTTTGTATAATATCAGCTACTTCACTAGGGATTTCATAGCTTGATCGGGTGGGATTAAGTCATACCTACCATTTTTGCTGGCATACACTCGGTattttttgctgtaaaagcAGAGTTTGtcatataactttaatttaaagttttttgaatgaGCAACAAAttctgcacaagaatcaatgcttatgaaaaacaaaatttttaatatttttgtagttcAGAAAAACCAGGTGCAAAAGAAAACCGCTATTGTTTTTGCTGCTTAACCAAAACGCAGCCACACATTATCTAATACAAAAATGTAGCAGTGAAAAATATCATTGGTTCAGTGTTGAAGGATTTCACTAGCAGAAATACATTTAGGTCGCTGTTTACAATACTTCTTTCATTctaaaaacattgaaatcacaATTTCATACTGTGTTTCATGAGTAAAGGAAAAACTGCGACTGGTTAATTTTTGGCACAATGATAACCTAACTTCCTAAAATTATTGTGACAAAGTTTTGGGTGGATCTAATAACACTGCGATCCCGTGatcattgtttttgtttagGTACAAAGGCGAGTCATTATAAAGGCTTTTCGGTAGAATGAATGATATTCACGAGCagctataaaacttataaataagCTTATTGTCAGTACACAGGCAAACCATAGAGCTAGTGTGTAGt
Above is a window of Watersipora subatra chromosome 3, tzWatSuba1.1, whole genome shotgun sequence DNA encoding:
- the LOC137389760 gene encoding transmembrane and ubiquitin-like domain-containing protein 1, with the translated sequence MMDEEVQDETVYAMIEGIGNEVLVASVLGLTLAVLVLSWYSTNLTSTQTRLSTVRVNRRRVALNRFPGCSSRDRNLNQQEEAGSARQESPGRSPTPQADVGRPGADVVATEGVVDEVLVDTSMEDAPIMNQRVPLDNLPEVAGDDQSADVTSNASIDGTEPAAVSAEAESINGVNSVQEIIGSTGSNAETSETGDSQPITTSAEPASSHQEERTERTPIEETTNSDEPSQLNSAEDNRDISIRIKFLNDNERLVRAKTSDTVVEFKRNNFGAELSENKLVRLIFNGQVLQDNNTLESYGIVNNTAIHALISDIPSIQPETTPQPNVLVFNAGVLLVPLFVIILLFLWYLRFGHPELFNITSTLSLGSITGVFVYCLSAQRRLQPPQRNSQRQYGVNVGMNINAPPQHADRN